A segment of the Candidatus Eisenbacteria bacterium genome:
CTCGGTCTCTCGGTCAGGGTGCTGGAAGCGGCGCCCGATCTCGGCGGCACCTGGTACTGGAACCGCTATCCGGGCGCGCGATGCGACTCGGAGAGCCACTCCTACTGCTATTTCTTCTCCAGGGAGCTTCTCGAGGAATGGCGCTGGTCGGAGCGCTATCCCGAACCGCCCGAGATCCTGCGGTACCTGAACCACGTCGC
Coding sequences within it:
- a CDS encoding NAD(P)-binding protein produces the protein MRSRESQMDALVIGAGFSGLYQLLCLRDRLGLSVRVLEAAPDLGGTWYWNRYPGARCDSESHSYCYFFSRELLEEWRWSERYPEPPEILRYLNHVA